The genomic DNA CGAAAAAGGCTTTATCAAAGCAGATACTATTGCTTATGCAGATTATATAACTTACGGTGGAGAAAAAGCCGCAAAGGAAGCTGGTAAGCTGCGTCAAGAAGGTAAAGAATATCTAGTTCAAGATGGTGACATTTTTCACTTTAAATTTAATAATTAAATAAGCTTAAACTATATATCAAGCAAGCCAATTTGATCTACTCAAATAGATTATATTATGTATAAAAATTATATAATTTAGCGCGCACAAAAAAATACAAAAAAGTTACGCAAAGAAGGTGAAATATCTCATATGATGAATATTCCCCCCCCTCTTTATTTAAGTAATTAAACACGCTTAAAAAGCTCTTCCACAGAAACTAACTCAGCCTGCTCCAAAATATTTGGTTTGGCAATATTAACTATTACCTGATCAATTAAGCTAAATTGCTTAATTAATTTACTCCCTATTACAGATACTAGAGCCTCTATTAAGTCATACTCTTTATTAAGAGTTAACTTATCTATTAAAGAACCAATTAAATCGTAATCTATAGTATTGCTAATATTGTCACTTTTGGCAGCTTTTTTACCATCAAAGCAGATAGTTAAACTAATTAAAATTTCTCTAGCTTGTAACTTCTCCTCTGGATATATCCCCAAGATAGTTTTAGCCTTATAATTTTTAATAATTATTTTCATGCTAAAACAAGCTATTTACATCTGCATATGGCAAAGAAAATTGCTTAGCTACTGCTTCAACAGTAATTTTATCTTGATATATGTTTAGACCATTTAAGAAGCCCTTATCTAGCTTAAAAGCTTCTTTGTAACCTAAGTTAGCCAATTTCAAAATATAAGGCATTATTGAATTCTCTAGTGCTTTAGAAGCTGTCCTTGCAACAGCTGCAGGCATATT from Alphaproteobacteria bacterium includes the following:
- a CDS encoding dihydroneopterin aldolase: MKIIIKNYKAKTILGIYPEEKLQAREILISLTICFDGKKAAKSDNISNTIDYDLIGSLIDKLTLNKEYDLIEALVSVIGSKLIKQFSLIDQVIVNIAKPNILEQAELVSVEELFKRV